ATAGTACTATCAAGCTAAAACGCTCTTCAATAAAGTCTTAGATagttatgattaaaaaaatcacatatttaACTTGGTGAACTAAAAATATTGACAACTCAATTTATTCGATAAACTACTAGAGGACTCATGTAACTAACTCATCTCCGACAATTGAATTCCCCAATTTACCAAAGAAAATGATGACTTTGGATTATATTCGATCTGAAACCAAGTGAATTTATTTGGTCCATAATTTCCCTATCATGCATCTCTAGAGAcatattcattattttcataaaaagttaaaaactaaATTTGATACGTTTGTGTAGACATGCACCGATAAGCACAAAGGATTAAAATTAACTTCAATTAATTATGGGATTATGTGCCAAATTCCATGATAAAACAAAACACATGGACATTGTGTTTTGATTTGTCCCAACCTTAAACCTTATTTCGAGGCTTCCACCCTCATTAACGTTTTTGTCCCTGTCTTTCCAAACAACCTATCCACTAGAAATGGTAATgctaaatgaccagaaaatttggtcagaatttggccagaaattttaaataattataatatcttttttttattttaaaataaactgatattttttccattttttagttaaaatgtattaaagttaaaagggtaaaaatgtttaaaaaggtaaaataacataggtaaACTACCATTATGGCCGTACACGTCCTACTTGGTATCCTACATGATAATTTGCATCTTACTTGGTATCTtacgtgtattatgccacgtagaactcatgtgtctacttgttcaactttatacaagtttaagtgtcacTTGTGCATACCCAAAGTTAGaggcatatatataaaatgtgatCTAGTTAAaggacatatttatatattatacttttacaaaataaattaaagtatcaGATATTCTCAGCCTACTAAGCAAAATCTGTAGAAccaaatctaaaattttattaaagagCGTTTCTACGTGATaatgttaaagaatgacaaaagtctcacattggtggttaatgagatggatgGACTCCTTCTAAGGTTTGGGCAATCCTTCTCCctttgagctaacttttggggtgtgagttctGCGTAAGACCTAATTTAATATAGTATCAGACCAGGGTCCGTCTCATCCAAAGTTGGGCCCCCAAAAATCAAACTGTacacgcaccagatgctaagcactgggcgtgaggtggagtgttaaagaataacaaaagtcccacattggtgaTTAATGAAAtaggtggactccttataaggcttgagCAATCCTCCTTCCtttgagctaacttttgaggtgtgagttaggcataaaacctaatttaataaataaaaactagCAAAATAGAAGATTTTTTCTTAATGCTGAATCATAGCACTAAAGTTTCACCTGCCACAAAAAGAATATACAAAGTTAGTGGTGTATAACATCAAAATGTAATATCCTTTCATAAAATAAGGACCACTTTTGTTGCTACTAGGCTAATATATTGTCTTGAATGTTTAAATTTAAACTGTAAAAGAAACAGAATTCTTGAAAGGCTCAATTTTGAACATATTAGTGTTGTAAGCAGCTGCACTAGATGACTAATAAAGGGGACTAGTAGACAATGGACATACAGTATGACTCATGCACTATATATAGATCATGCCAGGAGATTTTAAAAGGAATAATTACGTGTGATCAACTAGTTcacaaaatatgtataaaatgNCcttttcaaaatgtcactttaattggagaAACTCTATTTTTCAAACACTTCGTTTTGGGGAAAATAGGGGTGTgacatatatattaataaattaattggcCGAATGGTATATATATgtaactttttcattttaaaaatctaaatgtAGACAATTACTCTCAACTTGGGTTAACTATATGTCGGACTATGCCTCATTGTTTAGCTCATCTTGACTCAATTCATCTTAAATTAAGTAACTTTTAAACGAGATAATAATCCGTCCATTTATTAGTTcgattcattttaatttgttcaaattcaaCTGATAGGTTGACGATGTACGTAACATGAGAAAATCGTCCAAATATCTCGTTAAATTGGAGGACCATTGTATTAAATGTTATGAACAATAAAGTTGGTCCTAGCTAATATGACTAAAAAACGTGCCCTTGCAAATTGAACATTAGGTGGTTGGACTATATTTAGAGTAAGATGCCCTACACTTCCCCCATGAGAAGAACgtttgttgaaattatttttcaagtttttttacGAATCTTGATTGTATTCGTATTCACTTTAGCTTCGAAAATGgaatttttattcattatttaaaCTTAGTATCATAGTGTTTTTAGAGTCTCACATCAATTTGTAAATGTATTATTTGGTTTGCGTATATAGCCTGGACAGTCCTTTCCTCACAACTAGTTAGCTTATGATATTGAATCATACACAAGGTCCATTTTCTTGTCAGTGAACTCGATATTGTGCCTCAAATTATGGTATCCACTCGCTTGTCACATGAGATTCCAAACCCAACCATGCTCGAAATCTacagttaaaagttaaaaaaccTCGACTCTTCCACCGAACCCTTTTCTTGTGCAACATTAACTATCGATATCTTATGCAACATTCATAAATAGTCACTTTTCAAACATTGTAACTATAATGTCCTGACGATTTTCGATAATATCCTAGAGTTTCAcctttaaaatatgaaattcacGATAGTGGCCATTTTCAAAGAGGATCTAAAAGTGTGGCCCAATGGACTTTATTTCTTCTTGGATCATTCTTGAGCTGAGGTGGGCCATGTGTAAAGCCCAATATTGGTATGGATAGTGGCCCAAGTTCATCAACTGGGCTAAGCTAGGTTTATTCCAGACAACTAAAGGGcaaaacaattattatttttgcataaaaatattcaGCATTTTatatccttttatttattaataaattttttcttaaagaaattaGTTAGAGTAGGATTTAACAATTATATTTGATGTGAAATCCCATCTAACATTACCTACAACTGGATTAACtagtttctttttgtttgtttccaTAATTTTGTCAGCCTTATTGAGTAATGCCTGAGTCACAACATCAAGGTTTGAGTCAAATTGATCGAACAAGGGCCACTTCGCGATATTATGTCAATTGAAGTTTTAAACTACTGTATACTTGCTTTATATTTTTCAACGGAGTGGAAAACTCAATGCAATTGACAGATGAACTAATGTTAATAACATATctaaatttgtgataaaaaagcTCTGTTTTCAAATAGATTTATCGATCGATAGTGGGGATCACATGTTTTTTGGTACATTAGCATTGTGTACATTATATTTGGGCCAATATTCATACATGGGCCAATGCTAAAATGGTACGGGCTGACAACTTTTTGGTCCACTTTTTAAAGTTCAGCCACTATTCGAAATGTAAtggaaatataattatttgtaGTTACAAAGACCCTTTTGCCCTTCTCTTCTTTATTTGAAAACGGAATAAATCCTTTTCTTCATACTCGTCTCACTTAACCATTGACTCTTATATGAGTTATTAGGATTAAACAATTTAAAGATATTCTTAACATAGAGTGTATTATCCGTTTTGAACCAAGTCGTATGATTTTTTCTATTAGGTCGACCTCACACCATTAAGAGTTCTCATACACCTTATTAATAGCCTTTTCTTTTTAGCTATTTATATGTGACTTTTGTTTGCTGCACCAACATATCTATCTACCTTTCATCAaagatttcaagtttaaattctgaaaattaaaaaaaaaaaaaaaaaacttgatagGTAATTCTTCCTTATTTCATAAGCCTTACTcgacacaaatttaaattattagtaCCCAAAATGAATACCGATCGCACGTTAGATTGAAAAAAAACCAGACATATTGAATGAAGAGTCGATCTGTACGCAGAATAAATGCTAAGATAAGCATATTTTAAAGGGGAGCAAAAGTACTATgcaagaattattattttttaactttctgAGACTTTAATGATGTTTCTGGTTATACTTTATAACATCATGTTCAAATTTTTTAACATGTTGTTGGTACTCCTTCAATAATTTTTTGGTACCACCAtctattgatatattttttaatataattatggCTATCGAGTCCGTTTGAACCTGTGATCTGTTACCTTTTACGTGTAATAGGTATCATATAATTTTGTCTTTCAAGACCAGGACAATGATGAATAAATtatcttgtaatttttttgtttctgttgaaatttgaacaaaaatcTCGTTCAGACATGATTCTTAACTTATTTTATCGACCATTAAATCATACCCTTAGATGCATCACGATCTATTGAAAGTACTCCTTTTTACTATCGCTAACGGTGCGCTTGGTTGCAAGAAAATCTAGCTATATGTAGACTAAAAGAAAATtagtaagaaaataatttagctTAAATCTTTTGTAAGTGACACTTTTCACATgttaagggtaaaaatgtaacTACAAGAAAGATAATGTTACTTTTCAACCGTTTAAAATATAGAGAAAGACATTTGACTCattttgaatataattttagaattcttaaaattttaaatatgtccataatattttcatgattataAAAGCATATTATTAAGGGTAAATGGTGATTTTATAAGTAAgaaattcatactaaatataatttttttagatagactaaaaaaaataaaggaataaaATGAGTACCCCAAGTTGATAATCATACTCCATCACTATTTGATTCTAATAATTTATCAATGTCACATCTTGTAGAAACATATAATCAAAAATACAATTGTCAATAAAAGCATGACCCGTCTAATCTAATTACGTTTGGAcgtattaataataatttatttattaaattaatttacattATCCGCTTAATTAAatctatttaaattttgaattgatatATAGTGTAAATTGATTCATGATATACCTTACCAAAATgactttgattttgtttatttatcgATGTGATGTTGCTttcaattataataattttaagacATACTCCTTTTCCTATTCACGtgatacatttatttttaatcaaatttttaataaataatatatttatatttaataagtaataatttaactttaaagtaTTCATTTTATCCATGACTTGttttaaatcataaaattttaattttttatttctttttcaaaatttcctATTAAATCGAATAAAATTAGATAAATTAGGACGGAGAAAGTATTCGTTTGGTAGTTTGGATGATTTCTCATTCGAAACTTGCTTTTGCGTAACGCTTTGGATCGGCCCACACTAAAATAGACCGGAGCGTCGGCTGATTTAATAAATTggataactaaaaattaaaatcaatcaaatataaagagagaaaaaaaataaagtaattaatttaccTAAAATGTTTGAAGTTCCTATAAATGCTACACAAATATACATCTAGATAATTCTTTTAATCATTCTTTTTCTATACTAATACTTATTCATTTATAGTTGGAATAATTGTTTcgataaattttgaaattatataattatattggaaaagaataaaaaaaaaatttagttttttgaaattgaacaaaaataccCCTGTTAATGatttggtctaaaaatatattgttgATAATACTCTATTCCAAAAATGATCATGTTGTTTCTTTTCCTAATaaatattgtttcttttttaatttaataagaatattgtttctttaaaatttgatattgaattcacttttgattttgataaatataCAATTTGATATCCTAAATTCATTTAGcacctaaaaatatttatcaaatactttctattttttatcAGCACATACAATAAATAACTTCGCTCACAATTTAATGAGAAGAAacccttttttagaaaaataataatttatttatcggaaattaatatatgatatgTGCATCACATAATGTCAATAGCCCTaatagttgtgttgttgaaagggaTATGCTAACTTCGAATCTAACTTGGCCAACCTTCATGTTACTATGTTATTTTCCACCGGAACAGTAATAATTATGCCTTAATCTCAAACACGTCGATAGATTCTATTATTGCGTATTACTTGGTTCGATGTTTATTGGTTTCCAAATTCTTAATTATTCGCTTTTCGATTTAATCAGTAAAAAAATGTTCGTACAAAACTAATATAACTTCTCCAATAGCACGATAAgataataatgtaattttacggaatgctcataaaatagaaataataatagctAACATGAAAATAACTCTACAAATGcaacacaaataaaagaaataggTAAATAATGTGAATTGAAGGTTAAAGGACAAATATAGTAACTAATaagatattaatattaatatttactaCTAATTTTCATGTAGGTGTAAACTataaagtagtaaattactatTGTCTTAATGGATTATCAATTTATCTAATaacttaatattaaaaaaactaatatcAAACCAATAACctgataattttgtttataaaaCACTAAAAATTCATTTACTCAATAACTCAATAGCAATAACTTAATAACATTAATTCTTTCAATTTAACTTACTGACTGATTCAATTTTCATCACCACTTATTTTTGttactctaaaaaagaaaatatcattAAACATTACGTAACAGAATGTAAAAGCATTTTTCTCTTAATGAGAAGTATTTTACTTCAAATTGAATTGTGTCATATGAATTTGGACGATAAGaagtattttatttcaaaacaaACTATGCCACGTGAATTAGGATGATGAGaagtattttatttcaaattggaCTATGCCatatgaattaagatgattaaaaataatttttttcaaattgaactgTACCACCTAAATTAGGACGATAaaagtattttatttcaaatcgAACTGTGCCACCTAAATTGAAACGTGAAAGTAGTTCAACATCTTTCATAGTGATGTCACTGTCATTTCACTTTCTTTTACCAAATCCACGTAATACGTCTCCCCAAGAATAATATTACGTCATTCAAATACGTCAGAAAAGACAAAGTTAACGTCACAGCTCTATAATAAAATATCTACCTCACTGTGGCACGAATAAACTCAAATTCCCAAATCTCTTCCTATTTGTATTCGATATTTGTATTAGTATACAAATtgcttgaatttaaattaagtaAACTTGATTCGACCAATACTTTTTATCAACGatttttcatatcaaaatctCTATCAAGAAAAGAACAGACTCATTCACTGCAACatattttcatatcaaaatctCTATTAAGAAAAGAACAGTCTCATTCACTGTACCTTCATATAATGGCGGATCCAGAATTTctaataagggggttcaaaatttgagaagtaaacacacgagCTAGTGGAAGGGGGGtcgacatctattatacatacctaaaaaataattttaaccatgtatagaTAGTAATATTTTCTGCCGATGGGGTTCTGATGAACAACCTAAGTATATGTTGCCTCCGCCCCTGACCACTTACCTAAATTTccgaagttttatttttatgtacatATAAATTCTCACAGCCCCAAGAACAATCTCATTCATTGCACCACATATCTAAATATccaaaattttatttgtctCACATATTAATTCTCACAGCACGTATCAAAATCTCTCATAAGAAAGGACAGTCTCATCCACTGCATCatattttcatatcaaaatctCTATTAAGCAAATAGCAGTCTTATTCACGGCACTACATACCTAAATTCCCAAAGTTTTATTTGTCCGTCACATATAAATTCTCACATCCCCAAAAACAGTCTCATTCACTGCATCACATGTTCAACTTCCCGAAGTTTCATTCGTCTGTCACATATAAATTCTCACAGAGCTGTCACATATAACTTAcctaattttatttctaaataaagACCCTTTTAGTCCTAAGTCTTCTACTACATAATTTCGTCAATGGAAAGcgaaggagaaaaaagaaaaccgGATAACAACGACGTCGTTTCAACGTCCGCTACGAAGAAGCCGAAGGAGGAAACGGAAGAGTTAACGGAGGAGGTAGCGGAAGAGGAAGTGGAAGAATTCTTCGCGATACTACGAAGAATACAAGTTGCCGTTAAGTATTTCAATAGAGTTGACGGAGCTAGCACTAGTGGACGGAAAATGACGGAGGAGATTGATCAAAATCTCTCCGATGAAATCATCGGAGATAATGAAGAcatgaaagagaaagagaaagagaaagaaaatgaaaaaaatgttgaagaaaataataaaggtTTTGATCTTAATATGGAGCCATATAATCCTCATGATGATCATGAGAATAATTCAAGTtagattatatttattttttagattttatcGTGGTGTAATTAATATTGTAATTCTTTTTAATAATCTTCTGTTATTTGAAATTTACTAATTCGACTATATGATTTAAACTTTGTAATTACAGCTCGATTAAGAGGGAAGCGCCCTTCCCATATCCAATCATTCTTAGCTTGGAGATGGTAATAAAGGTAAGATTTTTATTAACGCAATTCATCGATTATTGCCTTTATACATATAGCTCTTTTtgtgaataaaaatatttcaattcattTCATTGTTGTAGAATTATATGGTGAAATGATGTTGTTAACTACATGTTCTAGTAGAAAAAATGTAGGTGAATAATActataatatgaaaattgacatgattttttttttacatttaatttaattatatataatccTAAATCTAACTGATTCGATTCATCtaaattcaattctgtaaaaaaaaaaagtccaatAAGGGGTTAAACAACTTTCTAACAAGAAGTTGTGTATTTTTCTACGCTCAAACTTGAAAACCTCTACTTAAGAGTGAATAATGAATTTCAACTATTCAACCATATACTAATAATTTAATGGTAACTCGTGCCAAGATATTTTGTATATACCGTTTAACTTCTTGTTATTCTAAAGAGGTAAAGCACTCCTATCGACAAGTTCTCTATTTATTCCCCACCACACCCCTTATATTTTAATGGGAAAACTGGGGAAGTACGTTTAATATGGGATTGATCAGGGTCAGTTTCATGTATAATCACtcattttttcactttattatACGGAAGTCACTAAACTATTTTTGTAATGAAAAAGTCCTTCAATTTAACCTAATTTTGTAACCAATAATTAGTTGTGGTAACTACAAAATTTGATGATGTTACTACAAATTGGTAAGGTGTAGTAATAGATGAATTAATAATAGCACCTAAGTCCATCAATTATAAGAAGTCTTGGTCATTGGCTCATTGCTAATAATTCTGGTTTACAACAactaaaaataggaaaaaaaatatataaacaaaatcatataaattattgaaagaaaatccttccctaaaaaaaattctttaatcaCCATATTGTTATGCTAGTGAATTTTTTTCACCAAGAGTCCCTTTCACTATATTAAATTCAAATACGATTGTGtagaattcaaataaaatagaaaattcaaGACAAAACTCTATTTAACAATAAGGGAAGTatttcatactatatatatatatacttaattatgatatatttttgaaaaaattactcGAACCAGTGATCTCGACCCCAAATTTTATAGTTCTTTATAGTggtattttgaaaaaaataaaataacgtAGCATGATTATATAATAACTCTAGTCATCACTGTCCACCCACATATATACAGTCTTGATACACATACATATACATCCATAAACATAGGGTTACactcaaatacatattttattcgTACATTTTTCAGTTAGAATAATAGCGTTTTTAGTTAGAATAAGatattagatacatgtattgttctaatttttttaaataaagtacTTTTACATTTTAAGAATATAGAAAAatctcacttttctctctcttcagATATGAGCTCCACTGGCcttaatataatttgatataaatatcatATAAGTATTAACCTTAACCTTTTCATAAAAGAACCAAAATTACTATAATTGAATCGTGTCACACATTCCATTTTTACACACCACTAATTTTTCTGTAATTGAGTGCCTAAAATCTGATTGAATCTTtccattcaaaattcaaatgatTATATTTCTATTTTCCATTAAATTATCATAAATGTTAAACACTAACATATGCGAATCCTATAAAGTTGCAAAGagacaaatataataaatcttTCATTAGAAATATAACATTTTGTATACACAACTTTAGGAAATGCGTTTCCTAGTCCACTTTAATCCCTATCCaccaaatatttttatgcaaattGGTAATTTTATAATGCCAAATTGCCAACAGACTATGGTAGTTTTGGAGAgttgaatatttaaaaaaaaaatgaggagaCTTAAAAAGTAGAAACTATATTAATGAAAGACCAAAAATTGATTAAGATAATTGATGATTATTGTCTAATCCTTTTGAAATACCAACGTTAAAAACATTGACGaaatagttttttatttttttcattcgaTATTCGATATTCAATATTAATATaagtttttcattaatttaaattcgAATGATTTGCACACCAAATCATTATAATTATGGCGGATCATCATAAACCTATTGTGAAAAATTTGAACACAATTTtgcttcaaaatttatttatattattttaaatcaacttcaaattagtccaaatttgatattcaaattttttatgCCGATTTCTATCATTTTTAGTTATTGAATTTAATCCAAGccttcaaaaattaatatataattttagcatcttaaaaaaaatgaagctcaATAAACGCTAATAATGGTgttattgtaacgacctgatttcgTCGTTAgagaaaagccaatggagaaagaattggggccagaaaactttttcgtagtaacttgaaatttttcaacctagttcagatttggacgaaatcggagtctttGAAGTGtagggaaatttggtaacaatcgggtaatttattcttaattctGATTACATGAGGGGATAGATAACGCGTTAAAAAATCTGCATGagtttacggaattgaattcgggagagtagaactcccggaatcgatcttagTGTGGAGGGGATTTTTTGAGTGccgttggttagaggtgtgttgtgaaatgggggtcttggaattattaaaatagctctcTGATTCGTGCAAGCCGCCTTGGCAGGGGTTTTTGCCGCTGTGGCGGGCCATACGCGATttaaggtcgtaaataaacccctaaacgacctcattctgcactttttattttttagagctaaggaacgaaccccaggcgactcttggcagttttccaccattcttgaggctaaaggtaagttcttTACTCCCCGAATTCGtatttcgatccgtagaacgtagtttcttgggtaattatcattgaggaaaggttttgatctagaatctATGGTGAAAACAACTCTAttttggatacttgggatcatgggtatgatctaggattcatagaattgttagcaatttgg
The DNA window shown above is from Solanum stenotomum isolate F172 chromosome 6, ASM1918654v1, whole genome shotgun sequence and carries:
- the LOC125866903 gene encoding protein NIM1-INTERACTING 2; the protein is MESEGEKRKPDNNDVVSTSATKKPKEETEELTEEVAEEEVEEFFAILRRIQVAVKYFNRVDGASTSGRKMTEEIDQNLSDEIIGDNEDMKEKEKEKENEKNVEENNKGFDLNMEPYNPHDDHENNSS